A genomic segment from Piliocolobus tephrosceles isolate RC106 chromosome X, ASM277652v3, whole genome shotgun sequence encodes:
- the ARL11 gene encoding ADP-ribosylation factor-like protein 11, protein MGSVNSRGHKAEAQVVMMGLDSAGKTTLLYKLKGHQLVETLPTVGFNVEPLEAPGHVSLTLWDVGGQAPLRASWKDYLEGTDTLVYVLDSTDEARLPESAAELTEVLSDPNMAGVPFLVLANKQEAPDALPLLKIRNRLSLERFQDRCWELRGCSALTGEGLPEALQSLRSLLKSRRCLCLQERAGGAEHGDSKRS, encoded by the coding sequence ATGGGTTCTGTGAATTCCAGAGGTCACAAGGCAGAAGCCCAGGTGGTGATGATGGGCCTGGACTCGGCAGGCAAGACCACTCTCCTTTACAAGCTGAAGGGCCACCAGCTGGTGGAGACCCTGCCCACTGTTGGGTTCAACGTGGAGCCTCTGGAAGCTCCTGGGCACGTGTCACTGACTCTCTGGGATGTTGGGGGACAGGCCCCGCTCAGGGCCAGCTGGAAGGACTATCTGGAAGGCACAGATACCCTCGTGTACGTCCTGGACAGCACAGATGAAGCCCGCTTACCCGAGTCAGCGGCTGAGCTCACAGAAGTCCTGAGTGACCCCAACATGGCTGGCGTTCCCTTCTTGGTGCTGGCCAACAAGCAGGAGGCACCTGATGCACTTCCGCTGCTTAAGATCAGAAACAGGCTGAGTCTAGAGAGATTCCAGGACCGCTGTTGGGAGCTCCGGGGCTGCAGTGCCCTCACTGGGGAGGGGCTGCCTGAGGCCCTGCAGAGCCTGCGGAGCCTCCTGAAATCTCGCAGATGCCTGTGTCTCCAGGAGAGAGCCGGTGGGGCTGAGCATGGAGACAGCAAGAGATCTTGA